CCTTCTTATTGTTGAAAGAGAAGGTCGCCGTGCATGAACCGGCCGTCGCGCCGGGCATAACGCTCCAACCGTCGCCCGAACCTTGGGTAACGGTCGCGATGCCCGAAGCGCCGCCGCAGTTGTCGTTCTCGCCGAGCGTGCCCTTCTTGCTCTTGGGGTTACGAACCGTGACGGTCTGCGGAGCGTAGTTCGACGCTGTGAAGTCGACGCTGCAAGGCGTCACGCGCACGCCGCCGTGCGCCGAACAGTGTCCCTTGACGTCCGGATTGACGATCGAATGGACCGACGAAGAGCCGCCGACGGCCGCTGCCGGATTAACCGCCTGCGATCCGCTGCAACCGGCGAGCGTTGCGGCCGCCACCGCAGCAATCATGCCGGCCGGCAGCAGCCGGGGGTAAGACCGAGTATGTAGCAAGTTTTTATTCTCCTCGATTGTAGAGTAACGTGAGGGGCCCTCTTAGGACGGGCCCCTCACGACCACGCACGAGGATGTTATCACCCCACAAACGGCTTGAAACCATGCAGTACCCAGTGTGTCACGAACTGTGTGAGTAAGTGGAGAACGGGGAAAAGAGCGCTCGCCAGAAGGCGAGCATCCTCGTGAAAACCGACCGCTGCTGCGGCAGACCGGCGATCGAGTGCGTCTTGCGCGGATACGGATAAAACTGAACTCGCGTCTCGTGTGCAAGTATGAAGCGCTGCAAGAGGGCCATGGTGTTAGCCATATGGACGTTGTCGTCGGAGGTGCCGTGCTGGATCAGGAGGGGGCCGTGAAGGTGCCCGGCGGCCGGCAGGACCGAGCTCTTTTCGTACGCGGCGCGGTTTTCCGCCGGCAACCCCATATAGCGTTCGGTGTAGATCGTGTCGTAGAGGTGCCAATCCGTCACCGGCGCGACGGCAGCGCCGGCCGCAAAGAGCCCGCTATGCGTCAACGCGTAGCAGGTCTCGTAGCCGCCGAAGCTCCAGCCCCAGATGCCGATGCGCCGCGAATCAACGTAGGCCAACGACTTGAGATATTTTGCGCCGATCTCCTGACCGAGCAGCGAGCCCGGCCCGAAATTATGAAAGAGCAGCCGGACGTTGTCGTCGCTGTCGACCTGCGACGCGGGCCCATCAATTGAAAAAACGATGAACCCTTCGCGCGCCAAAAGCTGATCGTAGAGGCCGGTGAAACGGTCCGCTGTAGTGGGCGCATCCGGACCGCCGTAGACATACATGACCACCGGCCACTTCTTGGCGGGGTCGAAGCCCGGCGGATCGATCTCGAAGGCGTCGAGCCGGCCGTACGCCGAGGGCACCTGCAGCATTCGCGCCGGCAGCAGCGCGGCTTTGAGCGAAGCGTTTTCGGCAACCAGATTCTTCGCCGGGCCCGACGGGATCTCGCCCAGATCCATCCGCGGCGGATCGTTGAGACCGCTAAAGCGATCGACGAACCGATTAAAGGCAGGCGAAGGCACGGTTTGATGCCATCCGCGCTGCGGCGTCAGGTTCGCAACGGCACCTTGAAGGGATATGGCAAGCAGCGACTGGTCGCGGCGAGTCGGATAGGCGGCGGCAACGTAGGCCGTGCCGTCTTTGCCGGCCCCGTAGATCTCCGAGACGCGATACTCGCCGCTGAGCTTGCGGAACGATCCGTCGGCGCCGCGCAAATAGACGCCGGCGGCCCGGCGGCGATCGAGCAGCCAGATCGAGCGGCCGGCGGAGATCCAGAAGGGCAGCGGCTGCACGTCGACCCACGTCGGGGATGTTTGGCGGTAGAGCTGAGTCGGATCACCGCGGGCTGCGCGCCACAGTTCGACACGCATCGCGCGTTGCCGGCGGTCCAATAGCTCGGCTTCCAGCAGCTCGCGGTGTGGAACCCAGTCGAAGTTGGCCAGATACTCATCGCGCGCTGCTGCGTCGTAAACGAGGCGGCTCGTTGCCGTTGAGGCACTAACGACGCGCAGCGTAACTCGCGGGTTCGCTTCGCCGGCGAGCGGATAGCGTTCGTGCGCGACTCGATTGTTGACGGTGAGAAAATCGACGATCGGAAAGTTCGTGACGCGCCGTTCGTCCATCGTGAGATAGGCGATCTCGCTGCCGTCGGGCGACCAGCGAAAACCATGATCGATGCCGAGCTCCTCGGGATAGACCCAGTCGAGCGAGCCGTTAAGCAGCTTGTCCGGTATGCCGCCGCGCGTCAGCCGCCGCGTCGTTACGCTGCGCCCGACCGCGGCGACGTAGAGATCGGCCTCGTGCGAATAGGCGAGCTCGTCCCCGTGCGGCGCCCACTGCGCTTCGTCCACGTCCTGCGCGATCTTGCGCGGGCGCGGGTTTACGGCGCCGGCCGCATAGAGATCGCCGGCCGCCAAGAGGGCGACGCGTTTTCCGTCGGGCGACCAGCCGGCCACCTCGGGCGTCCGCGCGAATGTTTTACTGCGCAGCCAAACGCGCGTCGTGCCGGCGGCGACGTCGTAGACGAGCAGCGCGAGATTTTCATTTGGATCCTGGCTGCGTGCGACGTAGAGGAAGCGCCGGCCGTCGGGCGACCACGAGACGCGGTCGATCATTCGGCCCCCACGGCGGCTCCTTCGCAAAGACCGAATCGATCGTGATTGCGGGCGGGGGCAGCATCTTCAGCGCGGCAGCGAGCGGATGCGCTTGATGATCCGCGGCGTGGGACACAGGGTGTTGACCGGACACTCAGGGCAGCGCGGTGTCGGTGCCTTGCAGATCTGGCGACCGTGCAGAATCAGCCAGTGCGACGCATCGCCCCACTTATTCTTAGGGACCAGGCTCGTGACGTCTTCTTCTACCTGCCGCGGCGTCGTCCCGAGCGTGAGCCCCAGGCGATGCGAGACGCGAAAGACGTGCGTGTC
The nucleotide sequence above comes from Candidatus Cybelea sp.. Encoded proteins:
- a CDS encoding DPP IV N-terminal domain-containing protein: MIDRVSWSPDGRRFLYVARSQDPNENLALLVYDVAAGTTRVWLRSKTFARTPEVAGWSPDGKRVALLAAGDLYAAGAVNPRPRKIAQDVDEAQWAPHGDELAYSHEADLYVAAVGRSVTTRRLTRGGIPDKLLNGSLDWVYPEELGIDHGFRWSPDGSEIAYLTMDERRVTNFPIVDFLTVNNRVAHERYPLAGEANPRVTLRVVSASTATSRLVYDAAARDEYLANFDWVPHRELLEAELLDRRQRAMRVELWRAARGDPTQLYRQTSPTWVDVQPLPFWISAGRSIWLLDRRRAAGVYLRGADGSFRKLSGEYRVSEIYGAGKDGTAYVAAAYPTRRDQSLLAISLQGAVANLTPQRGWHQTVPSPAFNRFVDRFSGLNDPPRMDLGEIPSGPAKNLVAENASLKAALLPARMLQVPSAYGRLDAFEIDPPGFDPAKKWPVVMYVYGGPDAPTTADRFTGLYDQLLAREGFIVFSIDGPASQVDSDDNVRLLFHNFGPGSLLGQEIGAKYLKSLAYVDSRRIGIWGWSFGGYETCYALTHSGLFAAGAAVAPVTDWHLYDTIYTERYMGLPAENRAAYEKSSVLPAAGHLHGPLLIQHGTSDDNVHMANTMALLQRFILAHETRVQFYPYPRKTHSIAGLPQQRSVFTRMLAFWRALFSPFSTYSHSS